A window of Clostridium botulinum BKT015925 contains these coding sequences:
- a CDS encoding 5-formyltetrahydrofolate cyclo-ligase — translation MKEKDRIRKVIKNKRNSLNKIDKAIKDEDIFNKVIESQIYKKSKVIFIYVSFNGEVDTHRIIKYSLNNGKVICVPKVIPKSKYMNAVKINSFDELIKGAYGILEPKNSCELVDENDIDLVFMPGMAFDKSGRRIGYGGGFYDVFLEKINNKVPKIALAYRFQILNSIPCEEHDINVDRIISD, via the coding sequence GTGAAAGAGAAGGATAGAATTAGAAAAGTAATAAAAAATAAGAGAAATTCTTTAAATAAAATAGATAAAGCAATTAAAGATGAAGATATATTTAATAAAGTAATTGAAAGTCAAATTTATAAAAAATCAAAGGTCATATTTATTTATGTAAGTTTTAATGGCGAAGTTGACACTCATAGAATTATAAAGTATTCATTAAATAATGGAAAAGTTATATGTGTTCCTAAAGTTATACCTAAGAGTAAATACATGAATGCTGTTAAAATCAATTCATTTGATGAACTAATAAAAGGAGCATATGGAATTTTAGAACCTAAAAATTCGTGTGAGTTAGTAGATGAAAATGATATAGATTTAGTTTTTATGCCAGGTATGGCATTTGATAAAAGTGGGAGAAGAATAGGCTATGGAGGGGGATTTTATGATGTTTTTTTAGAAAAGATAAATAATAAAGTTCCCAAAATAGCATTAGCGTATAGATTTCAAATTTTAAACAGTATTCCTTGTGAAGAACATGATATTAATGTAGACAGAATAATAAGTGATTAA